One Candidatus Neomarinimicrobiota bacterium genomic window, AATGAAACCTTACTTCGAACCTCGTCGGTTTTGAAGCCTTGCAGTTCGAGAGGAAGGGCGATATTGGAGTAAATGTCTCTGTCAGCCAACAGATGGAAATCCTGGAACACCATGCCAATCCTTTGACGAATCTTGGCAATGTCTCTTCTCTTTGTATGGGTGGAGTCAGAACCAAGCACACTCACTGCGCCTGAATTAGGAAACAAATCCAAATAGATCATCTTGAGAATGGAGGATTTACCGCTTCCGGAATCTCCATATAAATATACAAACTCATCTTTGTCTATGCTGAAATTCAGATCGCGTAGGGATATCCCCGTATCATATCTCAAGAAAACATTTTCGAATCTGATCATGCAGTCTTCCTCAACATAACGATAAACCGTTCCGATTGTGGAGTGGGTTGATCCAGCGTTTCATCATCGAGAATTTTCCACCACTTATAATCTGAGGATGTACAAAACTTCTCCACGTCAGATTGCTCATATGCTTTTTGAATATGTGATTCAACATCAACCGTATCTTCCCTATCTGTTTTCAGAGTGAAGACTGACTCAGCCAATTGAGAGTCAGGATCATAGTTGGTGTATCGCTCATACCCTCCATATTCATCACTGAATATCTCCCGATAGCCACGGAAATGGGTTTGGCATAACAGGGGGGTAACCACATCAAACAGCAAAATGCCACCTGGTTTGAGAAGTGTGAATGTATTTCGGAGAAATAACTCAATCTCAGACGTCTCCAGCAGATAATTCAAACCATCATGAAGATTGATGATGACGTCAAATTCTTTGGCTGACGTAAAATTGACCATATTCCCAACCCCAAACTCAATCTGAAGCTTTTCCGCGAGTGCTTTATTGCGAGCAATTTCAATCATGTGTTCACTCAAGTCTATGGCAGTCATATTAATGCCACGCCGGGCAAGCTTGAGAGCCATGGAACCGGTACCACAAGAGATATCCAACCATGTCTTGTCTGGCTCATAGGGTGCAACCAGTGCCTCTATATCATCTACCCAAATATCATAATTGATATAATCCATGAGGGTGTCGTAATAGGCTGCAAGACGCTGGTAGGGCTGAATCGTCTGTATATTCTGCTTGTCCGGCATGAGCCTTGGTTTCCTATCAAGCTCGTCCATAAAAAAGATAGATATAAAAACTCAGATAACCGAGAACCAGGATGGTACCAGTGAGGCGTCCAATTTTATGCCGCATTCCCAGTGGTATCAGGACCAACCCAAATGCCATCATGATGAGATATTGGGCATGAGGAAATATTTTCACGGCTTCGCCAGCAATCGTCCGACTTTCAAGGACATCGAGTGGTTTTATTAATCCCACTCCTCCCATGATAAAGAGGATGTTAAAGACATTACTTCCAATAATATTTCCAACTGATATCTCACCATGTTTTCGGAACGCAGCTACCAGGGAAGTCGCCAATTCTGGTAGACTGGTCCCAACAGCCACGATGGTCAGGCCGATCACCATCTTAGGTATATCAAATTCTTCGGCTATCCAAACTGCACTTTTTACAAACAACCAGGCACCAACAGACAATGCTATACTTCCGGCTAAAACCAGGAGGAGATTATTTGTTTTACTTCCAAATTCACCTTCAAAATTTTCAAGTGGAACTTCACTTGGGTGACGATACAAATAAAAGATGTAACCGATGAGAACCAGCACCATAATAAAACCATCTATGCGCGATACGGAACCATCCAGGGATAGACCATAAAGCAGAAGGCTGACTGCAAAAAGAAAGATCAACCCTTTATAGGTTTGTTTAAAGTGGATGGTTATGGGGAAGATCAATCCGCTGACTCCCAGGATTAATCCAATGTTGGTCACATTGCTTCCGATAATATTTCCGATGGCAATTGTAGACGAGTCCTCAAAAACATTGGCGATCAAACTGACCACAAACTCTGGCATGGAGGTACCGAATGCCACGATTGATAAGCCAACAATAAGGGGTTTTACACCCATTTGATTAGCGAGTTGACTACCCCCTTTTACCAACCAATCTGCACCAAAAAAGAGTAAGGTGGCGCTGAGTGCAATGATAACACTATTCCCACCCATTCCGATTGAAGCAATCATGTTATCCATTATTTGGTTCCATAAAGTTTGTTGTTTTGAATATACTCTGAAACAACAGTTGGAACATAAAATCTTGTCATCCGATCCGCCTGGAATCGGTCTCTGATCTCTGTACTGCTGATTTCCATTCGGGGTAAATTTAAGAATTGGACCCGGTCGATAATATCAGCATCAATATCAGTTTTTTCGAATCTGGGGCGACGAGCTACGATGACTTGACTTTCGTCAAGAATTGCTTCCCAGTCCTTCCAGGATTTAAATTCAGCAAGGCTGTCACTACCAATTAAAAAGTGTAAATCCTTTGAGGAAATATTCTTTTTAACTTTCATCTCACGAATGGTATCGATGGTGTAGGATACACCCCCGCGTACTATTTCAATATCCGAATACTCAAATTGGGAGATATCATTAATACAAAGTTTTAACATGGCAATTCTATGTTCAACGGGTGTAACTGGCTTGATTTCGAATTTATGGGGAGGTCTATAAGCTGGGATGAATACTATTTTATTCAAATCCAGGGATTCTCTAATCGCCTCCGCAATGATAAAATGTGCATTGTGGGGTGGATCAAATGTACCGCCAAAGAGACAGACCTTCAAGGGGTTCGGCTCACTTCTTCGTGGAATCGGTTTCTGCGACAACTTTTTCGCCCAGAGTGCGCATTCTCAGCATTTCCTTTTGGGTAAGGTCATTCTTACCATTAAGTGCAATGGAGTTCATCAATTCTCTGGCCTCAGACCAACGACCCAGAGCAACCATATCTCCAGCTTTTCCCAGACGAGCTGATGCATATAAAGCAGTATCAGAATAATCATTTATGACATTATCATAGTAATAAATAGCCGATTCGTATTCACGTAGCGTATCATATAATTTTGCGCTCTCCAGTAATTTCCTGGCGAGCTTCTCACGCATTTCAAGTATACGTGTTTGGGCTTCCTCAGAATACTTGCTCGTTGGGTAAATATCCACAAAATCATAAAGACTTCTTAAGGCCTTGTCAGTCATATCTCTGTCTAGACGGTAGTCTGGAGAGAGTTCACAGTAAGCTTCTGTCTTTTTCCAGAATGCATCTTCAACGAAGGGTGAATTTTTCATTCTGCGGATTAGACGATCATATTCACTAATCGCCAGCAGATATTCGTCTCGCTCAAAATAGGTTTCAGCGAGTTGAAACTGTGCGTCGTCAGCATAGGCCCCACCTGGATCATTGTAGATAATGAAGGTGAAGACTTCTTCTGCCTTGATATAATTATTTTTTTCGAAATAATCGAGCCCACGTTGATAGGAATCTGCAATATTTGATGCGTCCATATCACTTTTCTTACTTGCACATTGTTGAAATGAGAACCCAATTAAAAGGAGACCAAGCACAATAAATGTATTTCTGGTAGAGCGTTTAATCAAAATGTTACCTCCATCGTGATGCCTCTCGAGACATTCAGCGGATTAATATAGAATTTTCCAGCGAAACTAGTTGATTCAAATGATGTCAAATCTGTGCCCAAGGCAGCATCAAACGCACTAATCAAATGGTTGACCATGATCAGTGTCCCTGCAATTTGTGCATTGCGGTACCATTGATTGGATTGTGTACGCATATCGACATAGGTACTTTTGTTAGGTGTTAAATCGTTGTCATCCTTGAGTGATATATCGTCCCAGCCACAAACGAATTCAGGATACTTGCTAATATTTTCGTAGAAATGATGGTCCCGGATAGGTTGTATGATTCCTTCAGAATCAATGTATGTAGGCATATTGTGGGTTCTGAGATTACCGCAAGCAGTTTCACCATTATCACTAAACGACCATACCGTGTAATCCCAATGCGCATCCCCAAACAATTTGAACTCTGATTCCTTATCTGTCCCGGCTTTGAAATTTGACTGATAGCCATAAATACCTGCTATCTCGGCAGTAACGTATACTATTCCACGGATTTTATTTCCATTTTCCCATTGACCCCAACCCGGAATAATCAAAGACTTCATAAAGTTCTTCACCATACGCTTGTCTACTTTGAGTTTTGCAGGAGTTTCCAGAGCGTAGATGTTGGATACGAGTAACAGGCTCATGAGAACCATGATGGATATGTTTTTAAATCTATTCAAAACCAAATAGTACCTTCCAGTAAAAACGCCATTCTCCACCATAGCTGATTACCTCTCCATTATTGGTAGTGACATCTAATTCATCCATTCCATAATAAGCTCCAAACTCAAAGGCAGTGGGAAAAGCATAGTATGAGTTCAGGGCCAGTCTTAAATCCACTCCGATATCGCGGACCACCTCAATCTGATCACCTTCATGTTGCATCCAGGCGGATAGATCATCCGGTGTTACCATATCTGGATCAGCTGCCCATATGGCTCCAAACTGGCCATGGAAGCCTAGATAGAGGTCACGAATTGTGAGATGTGCAACACGGTTGTAATTGTCCCTGAATAGTGGAAACCTCAATGATGTCGTAGATACCAGTCGACGGGTCCCCTTTAGTGAATAAAATGGATACCCTTTTAATCCGGGCATTCCACCACCAAACTCCCAGAAAAAATCATCAATGGCATTATTGTCAATCAGGTTGAGATCTGTAGTATTGGAAACAACAATGTTGCCGGGAATTGGCAGTAGATATCCGTAGAAAGCGGAAGCATTGAGCTTCAGGTAGCGATTATTGCTAAAGATATTCCCCCAACGTTCTGTTGATTCATCATAGCCGTAATGATCAAGAAAATTATGGTGATTATCTCGGAGAGATAGGCTGGCTTTGTAGCCAGAGGGGTTTATCCCCCGCTCTTGCCGGATATTGATACGAGACATATCCCATTTTATTCCCCAGTCCCAGCCCTTGTAGTAGTCATAGCTGATGCCGCCACCTGGCAGATTATTAGGTCCAACAGTGTGCACAGCGATGGCTGTACGATAATTGGATGCAGAGATATCCAGTTTTAACGCATGAATTGGTGGTACACGAATGTCTGCCGATAACACGCCTTGCGATAAACTGAAAGTTAGATCGCTGTCTGCAGGATATACCCCGTAAAGCAATTCCTCAGTCGTGTGACGAACCATCTGATAGAATTCGAAGGTCAGGGTGGGCAAGAAACCCTTATACTGGGCCGACAGGAATAAATCCATGTCAAGATTGGGAGCAAGTCCAAATCCACCAATCATGGAGTAATTACTGATGATTTCATCTGAGAAAAAGTAGAAACCGGGTTTAAAGAGGACATCATTCTTCGACTGATCCATTTCAATCTGCAGACGAGGAAGCAGGAATAAGGGACCTGCACGAAAAGCGTATTCAGTAGCGCTTAACTGACTCTCATGTCGTGTCCAGGTTGGCGCAATTATTCTGTGGACGGATTCAGCAAGTGGTGCAGTTTGAACCTGTATCAATTCTGATTCATCAAGCACAGCAATGTTAAAGCCCAGACTATCATATAGTGAATAATATAGCTTTTCTTTTTGCCATTCTGCCTGGAAGGCACCACCAACTACATTGGTGACACGGGGATTGTCCCTGGTTTGGAGGTCAAACTTGTAAATGTTGAAAATACCAGTTCGATCATCGCTATAATAAATAATTGAATCACCCCTGAAAACCGGGTCACGTTCATCCCAAACTGATGTGAGCAGCGGCTCAATTACACCACTGGATAAATGATAAACAGCAATATCGCGATTGCTCCCGGAGGTGTAGTCGAAAATGATCCGATCTCCCTGAGGGGACCATTTCGGGACATAAACCTGAGTGCCAGGTTCAAAAAAGGTTAGTTGTTGTACGCTGTCAGGAGTACCGGGAAATGCCAGACAAAGGTTATTGGTGCCGTCCCGTAAATTCACAAAAGCAATCTTATCAGCCTGGGGCGACCAGGTTGGATTTTTTACCCGCTCACCAAAAGTAAGTTGACGTTCATCCTTTAGGCTGTCTGGGTGAACAATAAACAAATCTGAGAATCTCGATCCGCTAATCAGGAGTTGGCATCGTTCACAGGTGGAAACCTGATTGCCAGATAGGAAGGGTTTGATGCTGTGGCTAGAGTGATCGGGGGTGCGAGGATCAGGGATTCCCCCATCATAATATTCCTTACGTGCATAAACCAGATGGCCTCCATCAGGACTCCAGTCGAAACCTTCAACTCCTGGGAGAACTTTGCTTGCCTCATCAGAGCTATCTTTAATAAATAAAGCGGTTCTGGAGAGATAGGTTTCACCAGCGCTGGAGATAAAGCCCAGTTTGCTGCCTGTTGAATTGAAGCTTGGATAGTGGTTTGCGTCCCCCTCGCGTTGGACAAAGTGGATGGGACTGATAGCTTCATCATCATTATATGAATGCGACTGTCTTGCTGCAAGGGATGCAACCCAGTCAGACCATAGGCTGTTTGCTGACATACCCGTTTCGGCTTCAAAGGCGTTATAGAAGCCATAACTCAGGGGATTACTAATACGATCCGTAATCCTTTTTATGACATCTTGCCCAAACTCCTGGGCCAGATAGCGTACAAATCCAAAGCCATGGTCATAGACACTTTCATTGCCGATTCCAACTTTACCAAATCCATCCATCTCGTTAAGTGTCAAGACTTTATCATAGCTAATACGATCTCGTAAGATCATATCTCGATTGCTATCCCACCAATCCCAGCGTGTGGTATCATTTTGGTATTGGGCAATTCCTTCAGCCCACCACATGGGAACAACAACAGACGGAATCGGATATGAAGCGATACCATTGGGATAGCCATATAGAACATCTTCTCTTCGCTCTGGCTCATATGAAATCACCTGGAGATATGCAGCAGGTACATTCCCATGCATTTTCCGAGAGGCTCTCAAGCTTATGATGTGAGTAAACTCGTGGGTGATGACATCACGCAGCCAGTAGTGAGATCCTCTTAAGCTATAATCCAGAGGCATGGCCCATATTTCGATCTTATTGTCAAAATAATAAGCGCCACCGTTGGCATAATCATCTGTATCCCGGATGATAAGATGTGTCTTTTCCTCGGGTTCATAGTTGTATAGGGATGTAATCCCATCATAGATATCATCGGCAACGTGGAGAGCTTCGTTGGCCGTCCATTCAGTGTTTTGATGATAGTGCACGATGAAGTGTTCACCTTCAATGGTTTTCCATTCCAACTCAGGATGATTGAACCCCTGAGCAAAAAGCAGGCTTCCTGTGGACAGGATGGGGAGTATGTATTTCACAATGTTCATCGAATAACAGCTATCTTGATTATCTCTGATGATTTCCCAGCCACTATTTGGGCGAGGTAAACACCATTGGATACATCTGATGCATCCCAGACCCATTCGTTATAGCTATTGCGTTGAAGTTTGTCCAGTTCAACCTGGACCACCTGGGCCCCATTCATAGAGAATATTTCAATGCTCCAGGTATCTACATCTCCCAACCAGGCACGGATGGTCGTAGCGTTGCCTTTGATTGGATTTGGGTAATTATATACAGAACTGGATTGGAGTGTGGGTGCAGTTGAAGGTGCCACTATTGGGGTTTCAGTAACTCGATTTCCAGCTCGGTTACCCTGTGGATCTGACCAAAAAGCAATCCCTTCTATGGTCTGATCATATTCAAAATAGAGGAGTTCCTGATCACTGAGAATCAAGGTTAAGCCATTTGTAGAACTGAGGGAATTTTCCACACTTCTGGTAACCTGGGGCAAGACACCACTGTCTAGCAATTCTCCTTCCAAATCGAATATGGAATACCCATTGGCATGTCTTAAAAATATAGTGAGTTGGCCATCAATTGTTGAACCAACTACTGGATTGCCAAAATATGGTTCTGTGTGGAAAGGATTACCGCTATAAGCTATTCCGACCTGATTGATAATCTTGATTGTATTTTCAAAGAAGAGGCCAATCTCATAGTAGCCGTCCAGATCGGCATCCAGAGGAATGATATGGAGGGGTTTTTCAACAGTAATTAAAACAACTTCCTCAGAAGGCAAATGAGATATTTTTAAGGCATTTTCAGCAGTAGACCATGAAAAAACATCTATAGCTTCTGGAACGGCCATAGAGAGGTCATCAGGTCCCCTAAACAGCGTCACACCTGCAGGTTTAGGATTGTCAGAAAATTCTGAATAAAAAGATTGTATCCCTGATGTCGTCTGGAATCTTGCTATGGGTGGACCCGGTAGTGGTCCTTCTATGATACTTTGCCCAAGCGCATCAAACCACTTGACCAGAGCAAATCCACCATCTTTTTCAGCAAAATACGATAAGGTCAGTTGGCCACTCTGATTAATTATAATTTCGAAGGGATTGCTCACCCTCGTATTAGGATGTGAATCACCAGTTTCCACATTGATAAAATGTGTGCTTGTGGTCATGTTTGGAAATATCCAGGGATATCGGAAATGAAAGGTACTATCGCCTTCGCCATGGAGAATATCTGCTGGAGATAGAACCGAACTTGGTGTTTGTGTCAACCCACCCTCTTCGAATGAGGTCATGACTATTTGTGTAGAATCCTTGTTAAAGGCCCACAGACTGTTTGCTGTTGCCCCCCATCCTAAAAAGCTGGAAATAGAGTCTTTCACAACCAATCTATCAGATGAAATCGAAAAGCTCATGGAAGAACCATTTTTAGAAATATTTTCAATTTTCAAGTGGCTGGGAGCCCCAGAATTGGATGTTGTTGCAGGAAAGGTGCTTGAGCTGAAATTGAGAAGACTATCCCCGACAATGTCCTCATAGCGATTAAGATGAAACCATCCCTCATTCCCTGCAAACCATGGATCAAACCACCAACCGGTTTCCAGATAGTCAGCAAAGAGCAATTGAGTGGCATATCCCATATCCTGGGCACCATCAGCTTCCACGAAATCTACCATCTGGATATTCCCGCCATTGGGATTATCATCAGTGTATCGTGCGGTTTCATCAATATGCCAGATATTGAGTCCATTGCCTGGCAAACCGGCATGCTGCTCATCGACCTGAACAACCACCCCATTTGCACTAAGAACGACTGAAACCGTATCAAAACCTGGCTCGTCAATCC contains:
- a CDS encoding ATP-binding cassette domain-containing protein → MIRFENVFLRYDTGISLRDLNFSIDKDEFVYLYGDSGSGKSSILKMIYLDLFPNSGAVSVLGSDSTHTKRRDIAKIRQRIGMVFQDFHLLADRDIYSNIALPLELQGFKTDEVRSKVSLKADELGIRSRLSHYPHELSAGEQQKVALARAMVISPEILLADEPIAHLDEKAASEVLKYIWKIHDAGTCVIFATHNDNLLKQDPARNITLVSGEVVSDRPL
- a CDS encoding class I SAM-dependent methyltransferase, with protein sequence MPDKQNIQTIQPYQRLAAYYDTLMDYINYDIWVDDIEALVAPYEPDKTWLDISCGTGSMALKLARRGINMTAIDLSEHMIEIARNKALAEKLQIEFGVGNMVNFTSAKEFDVIINLHDGLNYLLETSEIELFLRNTFTLLKPGGILLFDVVTPLLCQTHFRGYREIFSDEYGGYERYTNYDPDSQLAESVFTLKTDREDTVDVESHIQKAYEQSDVEKFCTSSDYKWWKILDDETLDQPTPQSERFIVMLRKTA
- a CDS encoding calcium/sodium antiporter, yielding MDNMIASIGMGGNSVIIALSATLLFFGADWLVKGGSQLANQMGVKPLIVGLSIVAFGTSMPEFVVSLIANVFEDSSTIAIGNIIGSNVTNIGLILGVSGLIFPITIHFKQTYKGLIFLFAVSLLLYGLSLDGSVSRIDGFIMVLVLIGYIFYLYRHPSEVPLENFEGEFGSKTNNLLLVLAGSIALSVGAWLFVKSAVWIAEEFDIPKMVIGLTIVAVGTSLPELATSLVAAFRKHGEISVGNIIGSNVFNILFIMGGVGLIKPLDVLESRTIAGEAVKIFPHAQYLIMMAFGLVLIPLGMRHKIGRLTGTILVLGYLSFYIYLFYGRA
- the nadD gene encoding nicotinate (nicotinamide) nucleotide adenylyltransferase; translation: MKVCLFGGTFDPPHNAHFIIAEAIRESLDLNKIVFIPAYRPPHKFEIKPVTPVEHRIAMLKLCINDISQFEYSDIEIVRGGVSYTIDTIREMKVKKNISSKDLHFLIGSDSLAEFKSWKDWEAILDESQVIVARRPRFEKTDIDADIIDRVQFLNLPRMEISSTEIRDRFQADRMTRFYVPTVVSEYIQNNKLYGTK
- the bamD gene encoding outer membrane protein assembly factor BamD, translated to MIKRSTRNTFIVLGLLLIGFSFQQCASKKSDMDASNIADSYQRGLDYFEKNNYIKAEEVFTFIIYNDPGGAYADDAQFQLAETYFERDEYLLAISEYDRLIRRMKNSPFVEDAFWKKTEAYCELSPDYRLDRDMTDKALRSLYDFVDIYPTSKYSEEAQTRILEMREKLARKLLESAKLYDTLREYESAIYYYDNVINDYSDTALYASARLGKAGDMVALGRWSEARELMNSIALNGKNDLTQKEMLRMRTLGEKVVAETDSTKK
- a CDS encoding T9SS type A sorting domain-containing protein, coding for MLTILSVLSLSGQELKVAVLRVAFQTDSSPATTGDGSFVLEDTVDLDCTDWSLDPPPHDRSYFQDHLTAMENYWQRVSDGAVQVNIAESAVYPLNEDDVYLLPHEMLYYHPYLEAYDETEKLFELSRDVIALADPDVNFDEYTTIILAHAGMGGDFAFALDPTPGNIPSAYLSQPDFGAYGFLQTNEGNLSDLIIIPESQNFLQYEETRTLFEDAEDPCFYQVALNGTLALMIGFHLDLPPLYNTETGVSLVGGFALMDQGSNNFHGIVPAYPDPFTRIEKGWTLPDVRGIGDTVLVSVDDPPVKISISDTEYYLIENRQRNLLHPSSMPLWIDEPGFDTVSVVLSANGVVVQVDEQHAGLPGNGLNIWHIDETARYTDDNPNGGNIQMVDFVEADGAQDMGYATQLLFADYLETGWWFDPWFAGNEGWFHLNRYEDIVGDSLLNFSSSTFPATTSNSGAPSHLKIENISKNGSSMSFSISSDRLVVKDSISSFLGWGATANSLWAFNKDSTQIVMTSFEEGGLTQTPSSVLSPADILHGEGDSTFHFRYPWIFPNMTTSTHFINVETGDSHPNTRVSNPFEIIINQSGQLTLSYFAEKDGGFALVKWFDALGQSIIEGPLPGPPIARFQTTSGIQSFYSEFSDNPKPAGVTLFRGPDDLSMAVPEAIDVFSWSTAENALKISHLPSEEVVLITVEKPLHIIPLDADLDGYYEIGLFFENTIKIINQVGIAYSGNPFHTEPYFGNPVVGSTIDGQLTIFLRHANGYSIFDLEGELLDSGVLPQVTRSVENSLSSTNGLTLILSDQELLYFEYDQTIEGIAFWSDPQGNRAGNRVTETPIVAPSTAPTLQSSSVYNYPNPIKGNATTIRAWLGDVDTWSIEIFSMNGAQVVQVELDKLQRNSYNEWVWDASDVSNGVYLAQIVAGKSSEIIKIAVIR